The following are encoded together in the Sphingomonas insulae genome:
- the ribD gene encoding bifunctional diaminohydroxyphosphoribosylaminopyrimidine deaminase/5-amino-6-(5-phosphoribosylamino)uracil reductase RibD → MGAALALGERSRGRTTPNPNVGCVIVHDGRVVGRGWTQPGGRPHAEAMALAAAGGAARGATAYTTLEPCAHVSARGPACSDLLIAAGVARVVVALGDPDPRTDRFGLARLRDAGIAVSHGVRADDAARGMAGFLTRQRLARPAVTLKLATSLDGCIALADGTSRWITGAQARAHAHLERSRHDAILVGRATWDVDAPTLDVRLPGLEDRAPMRVILSARPSAAAPPDEEARPPIRITGPEQIAALPADHVLIEGGAAAAAFLRADLVDRLLLYRAPILIGGGNPAIRDIGLDDLGTAHGRWRLHDARQLGTDRVEVYERSPCSPA, encoded by the coding sequence ATGGGCGCGGCACTGGCGCTCGGCGAACGATCGCGGGGCCGGACGACCCCCAATCCCAACGTCGGCTGCGTGATCGTTCACGATGGCCGCGTCGTCGGGCGCGGATGGACGCAGCCGGGTGGCCGCCCGCATGCCGAGGCGATGGCGCTGGCGGCGGCCGGCGGCGCGGCGCGCGGCGCGACCGCCTACACCACGCTCGAACCCTGTGCGCATGTCTCGGCCCGCGGCCCGGCCTGTTCGGACCTGCTGATCGCCGCTGGCGTCGCGCGCGTCGTGGTGGCGCTGGGCGACCCCGACCCGCGGACCGATCGCTTCGGGCTGGCACGGCTGCGCGACGCCGGCATCGCGGTGAGCCACGGCGTGCGGGCGGACGATGCGGCGCGCGGCATGGCGGGATTCCTCACCCGCCAGCGGCTGGCACGACCAGCGGTGACGCTGAAGCTCGCCACGTCGCTCGACGGCTGCATCGCGCTGGCGGACGGCACCAGCCGATGGATCACCGGTGCGCAGGCGCGCGCGCACGCGCATCTGGAACGCAGCCGGCATGACGCGATCCTGGTCGGTCGCGCGACCTGGGACGTGGACGCGCCGACGCTCGACGTCCGCCTGCCGGGACTGGAGGACAGGGCGCCGATGCGGGTCATCCTGTCCGCGCGCCCGTCCGCAGCTGCGCCGCCGGACGAGGAGGCACGCCCGCCCATCCGGATCACCGGTCCCGAACAGATCGCCGCCCTTCCCGCCGACCATGTCCTGATCGAGGGCGGCGCCGCCGCCGCCGCGTTCCTGCGCGCCGATCTGGTCGACCGGCTGCTGCTCTACCGTGCCCCGATCCTGATCGGCGGCGGCAATCCGGCGATCCGCGACATCGGCCTCGACGATCTCGGAACGGCACATGGCCGCTGGCGATTGCACGATGCGCGGCAGCTTGGCACCGATCGAGTCGAGGTATACGAGCGCAGCCCATGTTCACCGGCATAG
- the ribB gene encoding 3,4-dihydroxy-2-butanone-4-phosphate synthase yields the protein MAAKPDLSRLRHAFLSSPEEIIDEARNGRMFILVDDEDRENEGDLVIPAQMATPEKINFMAKHGRGLICLALTRKRVDELGLSLMSRNNGTRYETAFTTSIEARDGVTTGISAADRARTVAVAIDSSKSRDEIVTPGHVFPLVARDGGVLVRTGHTEAAVDVSRLAGLNPSGVICEIMNEDGTMARLDDLVTFAQFHNLKIGTIRDLIAYRRRYDHLVEKRAEAKFTSRWGGEWTAMTYWNKATGSEQIALVKGKVDPTRPTLVRMHALSTFADIFGEDGDRGTLLQRSMEIIAADGAGVIVVINRPRTDQFTIALQAQAGTLPKEDMEELRDYGVGAMILTELGVEEMVLLTNTHHTLVGLDGYGLSIVGERAIDTPPETSLTTEA from the coding sequence GTGGCCGCTAAGCCTGACCTGTCGCGCCTGCGCCACGCCTTCCTGTCGAGCCCCGAAGAGATCATCGACGAGGCGCGCAACGGCCGCATGTTCATCCTGGTCGACGACGAGGATCGCGAGAACGAGGGCGACCTGGTCATCCCGGCGCAGATGGCGACGCCGGAAAAGATCAACTTCATGGCCAAGCACGGCCGTGGCCTCATCTGCCTCGCGCTGACCCGGAAGCGCGTCGACGAACTCGGCCTGTCGTTGATGAGCCGCAACAACGGCACGCGGTACGAAACCGCCTTCACCACCTCGATCGAGGCGCGCGACGGCGTCACCACCGGCATCTCCGCCGCCGATCGCGCGCGGACCGTCGCGGTGGCGATCGATTCGTCCAAGTCGCGCGACGAGATCGTGACGCCGGGCCACGTCTTTCCGCTGGTCGCGCGCGACGGCGGCGTGCTGGTGCGCACCGGCCATACCGAGGCGGCGGTCGACGTTTCGCGCCTCGCTGGCCTCAACCCCTCGGGCGTGATCTGCGAGATCATGAACGAGGACGGGACGATGGCGCGCCTCGACGATCTCGTGACGTTCGCGCAGTTCCACAACCTCAAGATCGGTACGATCCGCGACCTGATCGCCTATCGCCGCCGCTACGACCATCTCGTCGAAAAGCGCGCCGAGGCGAAGTTCACCAGCCGCTGGGGCGGCGAGTGGACCGCGATGACCTATTGGAACAAGGCGACGGGCAGCGAACAGATCGCGCTGGTCAAGGGCAAGGTCGATCCGACCAGGCCGACGCTGGTGCGGATGCACGCGCTCTCGACCTTCGCCGACATCTTCGGCGAGGACGGCGATCGCGGCACCCTGCTGCAACGCTCAATGGAGATCATCGCGGCCGACGGCGCCGGCGTGATCGTCGTCATCAACCGGCCGCGGACCGACCAGTTCACGATCGCGCTCCAGGCACAGGCCGGCACCCTGCCCAAGGAGGATATGGAGGAATTGCGCGACTATGGCGTCGGCGCGATGATCCTCACCGAACTGGGCGTCGAAGAGATGGTGCTGCTCACCAACACCCATCACACCCTGGTCGGCCTCGATGGCTATGGCCTGTCGATCGTCGGCGAACGCGCCATCGATACGCCCCCCGAAACATCACTGACGACGGAGGCCTGA
- the ribH gene encoding 6,7-dimethyl-8-ribityllumazine synthase, with translation MAHVLIVEARFYDHLNDMLVAGARAAIEAAGHTHDTVTVPGALEVPGAIALASDGDSYDAFVALGVVIRGETYHFEIVANESARGIMALTLDGLAIGNGILTTENEAQAIVRADPAQLDKGGGAAQAALAMLALRDRLA, from the coding sequence ATGGCCCATGTGCTCATCGTGGAAGCGCGCTTCTACGACCATCTCAACGACATGCTCGTCGCCGGCGCCCGCGCCGCGATCGAGGCGGCGGGCCACACCCACGATACGGTGACCGTGCCGGGCGCGCTGGAAGTCCCCGGCGCGATCGCGCTGGCATCGGACGGCGATAGCTACGACGCCTTCGTCGCGCTGGGCGTGGTGATCCGCGGCGAAACCTATCATTTCGAAATCGTCGCGAACGAAAGCGCCCGCGGCATCATGGCGCTGACGCTGGACGGCCTCGCGATCGGCAACGGCATCCTCACCACCGAGAACGAAGCGCAGGCGATCGTCCGCGCCGACCCGGCACAACTCGACAAGGGTGGCGGCGCGGCGCAGGCAGCACTCGCCATGCTGGCATTGCGCGACCGGCTCGCCTGA
- a CDS encoding riboflavin synthase, whose product MFTGIVSDIGTIESVESRGDTRLRIATAYDTDTIDLGASIACSGVCLTVVDKGPGWFDMQVSAETIRRTARDQWTAGRRLNLERAMKLGDELGGHIVTGHVDGIAEVLDVAPEGESHRIVLAVPKDLAPFIAPKGSITIDGVSLTVNTVEDHADATHFSVNLIPHTQAVTTLGTLARGRMVNIEIDVLARYLQRMEHYRGR is encoded by the coding sequence ATGTTCACCGGCATAGTCAGCGATATCGGCACCATCGAATCGGTCGAGAGCCGCGGCGATACCCGTCTGCGCATCGCCACCGCCTATGATACCGACACGATCGACCTGGGCGCGTCGATCGCCTGTTCGGGCGTCTGCCTGACGGTCGTCGACAAGGGGCCGGGATGGTTCGACATGCAGGTGTCGGCCGAAACGATCCGCCGCACCGCGCGCGATCAGTGGACGGCGGGCCGCCGGCTTAACCTCGAACGCGCGATGAAGCTGGGCGACGAGCTGGGCGGGCATATCGTCACCGGCCACGTCGATGGCATCGCCGAGGTGCTCGACGTCGCGCCCGAGGGCGAATCGCATCGGATCGTGCTTGCGGTGCCGAAGGACCTCGCCCCGTTCATCGCGCCAAAGGGGTCGATCACCATCGACGGCGTGTCGCTGACCGTCAACACGGTCGAGGATCATGCCGACGCGACGCATTTTTCGGTCAACCTCATCCCCCACACCCAGGCGGTCACCACGCTCGGCACCCTCGCCCGGGGCCGGATGGTGAATATCGAGATCGATGTGCTCGCCCGCTACCTGCAACGTATGGAGCATTACCGTGGCCGCTAA
- a CDS encoding energy transducer TonB — MYADRYAKPTRFNPGGLTAAVAINAGLIAALMFAGPTILPTDPIRTLITTNIPIDQPPPDPPKPQPKTVDVVATRPTETVVAPDPVVPTPANSDLVTTTTIAPTPPTPIVGVDPGPVVIATPAPLPPLIGPQVDPRYASAFQPTYPPAERRANRDGKVTVRVLVGIDGRVKQIERISATSDAFWQVTQDRALRSWRFRPATRGDVPVEAWRTMALTFRMEDTE, encoded by the coding sequence ATGTACGCAGACCGCTACGCCAAGCCGACCCGTTTCAACCCCGGTGGCCTCACCGCCGCCGTCGCGATCAATGCGGGGCTGATCGCCGCGCTGATGTTCGCGGGGCCGACGATCCTGCCGACCGACCCGATCCGCACCCTGATCACCACCAACATCCCGATCGACCAGCCGCCGCCCGATCCGCCGAAACCGCAGCCCAAGACGGTGGACGTCGTCGCGACCCGACCAACCGAGACGGTTGTCGCCCCCGACCCGGTCGTCCCGACGCCGGCGAACAGCGACCTCGTCACCACCACGACGATCGCGCCCACGCCGCCGACCCCGATCGTCGGCGTCGATCCCGGCCCCGTCGTGATCGCCACGCCTGCCCCCCTGCCGCCGCTGATCGGTCCGCAGGTCGATCCGCGCTACGCCAGCGCGTTTCAGCCGACCTATCCGCCCGCCGAGCGCCGTGCGAACCGGGACGGCAAGGTCACCGTCCGGGTGCTGGTCGGCATCGACGGCCGGGTGAAGCAGATCGAGCGGATCAGCGCGACCAGCGACGCCTTCTGGCAGGTGACGCAGGACCGCGCGCTGCGGTCCTGGCGCTTCCGGCCCGCCACCCGCGGCGACGTGCCGGTGGAGGCGTGGCGCACGATGGCGCTCACCTTCCGCATGGAGGATACCGAATAG